From the genome of Bubalus bubalis isolate 160015118507 breed Murrah chromosome 2, NDDB_SH_1, whole genome shotgun sequence, one region includes:
- the LOC102403729 gene encoding olfactory receptor 2J3-like, with translation MMMERINASSEDNFVLLGFSNWPQLELVLFVVILMFYLMTLIGNLFIIILSYLDSHLHTPMYFFLSNLSFLDLCYTTSSIPQLLINLWGPVKTISYNGCMIQLYFFLALGSTECVLLMVMSYDRYAAVCRPLHYTVLMHPRFCQLLAVACWVSGFTNSALHFLFAFWVPLCGHCQVDHFFCEVPALLRLSCVDTRANELTLMVTSSIFVLLPLILILSSYGAIAWAVLRMQSTTGLQKVFGTCGAHLMVVSLFFIPVMCIYLQPPSGNSQDQGKFIALFYTVVTPSLNPLIYTLRNKDVRGAVKRLVG, from the coding sequence ATGATGATGGAAAGAATCAATGCAAGTTCTGAAGACAACTTTGTTCTACTGGGTTTTTCTAATTGGCCTCAGCTTGAGTTAGTTCTTTTTGTGGTTATCTTGATGTTCTACTTGATGACATTGATAGGCAACCTGTTCATCATTATCTTGTCATACCTGGACTCCCATCTCCACactcccatgtacttcttcctctcaaATCTCTCTTTTCTGGATCTCTGCTACACCACAAGCTCCATTCCTCAGTTGCTGATCAACCTCTGGGGCCCAGTAAAAACCATCTCTTACAATGGCTGTAtgattcaactttattttttccttgcatTGGGATCCACAGAATGTGTGCTACTGATGGTGATGTCCTATGACCGTTATGCAGCTGTGTGTAGACCCCTGCATTATACTGTCCTCATGCACCCTCGTTTCTGCCAACTGTTGGCTGTGGCTTGTTGGGTAAGTGGCTTTACCAACTCAGCACTTCACTTCTTGTTTGCCTTCTGGGTACCCCTGTGTGGACATTGCCAAGTGGACCATTTCTTCTGTGAAGTTCCAGCACTGCTTCGACTGTCATGTGTTGATACCCGTGCTAATGAGCTGACCCTCATGGTCACGAGCTCCATTTTTGTTCTCCTACCTCTCATCCTCATTCTCAGCTCCTATGGTGCCATTGCCTGGGCAGTGCTAAGGATGCAATCAACAACTGGACTCCAGAAAGTCTTTGGTACATGTGGAGCCCATCTTATGGTTGTATCcctctttttcattccagtcatgTGCATATACCTCCAGCCACCATCAGGAAATTCTCAAGATCAGGGCAAGTTCATTGCCCTGTTTTATACTGTTGTCACACCTAGCCTCAACCCTCTAATCTACACCCTCAGAAACAAAGATGTAAGAGGGGCAGTAAAGAGACTAGTGGGGTGA